One window of the Corynebacterium glutamicum ATCC 13032 genome contains the following:
- the rdgB gene encoding RdgB/HAM1 family non-canonical purine NTP pyrophosphatase, whose translation MKLLLASNNAKKLKELQRILDQAGLDSVELLALRDVEAYDEPIEDGRTFADNAQIKARAGVTHTGIATIADDSGIAVEELNGMPGVLSARWSGAHGNDTANNELLLAQMEHVPDERRNAAFVSVCVLALPDGQEFVQEGRWEGQLLRGPKGENGFGYDPLFIPAEEIDGQGRSSAELSAEEKDALSHRGQALRGLVEKIAQVAAAS comes from the coding sequence ATGAAACTTCTTCTTGCATCCAACAACGCAAAGAAACTCAAAGAACTCCAGCGGATTTTGGATCAAGCAGGCCTGGATTCCGTTGAATTGCTTGCGCTGCGTGATGTCGAGGCATACGACGAGCCGATCGAAGACGGCCGCACTTTTGCCGACAACGCACAGATCAAAGCGCGCGCCGGGGTAACCCACACAGGCATCGCCACGATCGCCGATGATTCCGGCATCGCTGTCGAAGAACTCAACGGAATGCCCGGCGTTTTGTCCGCACGCTGGTCCGGCGCACACGGCAACGACACCGCCAACAACGAGCTGCTTCTTGCCCAAATGGAACATGTTCCCGACGAGCGCCGCAACGCAGCCTTCGTGTCCGTATGCGTGCTTGCACTTCCGGACGGCCAAGAATTTGTTCAGGAAGGCCGTTGGGAAGGCCAACTCCTACGCGGACCTAAGGGCGAAAACGGTTTCGGATACGATCCACTGTTCATTCCAGCAGAGGAAATCGATGGACAAGGACGCAGCTCCGCTGAACTTTCCGCAGAGGAAAAGGACGCTTTGTCCCACCGAGGTCAAGCGCTGCGCGGATTGGTTGAGAAGATCGCACAGGTAGCTGCGGCTAGCTAA
- the rph gene encoding ribonuclease PH, translating to MTSSSSFSRFDGRAQDQMRAVKITRGFTSNPAGSVLVEFGNTRVMCTASVELGVPRFKRDSGEGWLTAEYAMLPAATAERNRRESMAGKVKGRTHEISRLIGRSLRAAVDLSQLGENTIAIDCDVLQADGGTRTASITGAYVALADAIKVLQERGVVPGSPLLAPVAAVSVGLVDGNVCLDLPYEEDSRADVDLNVVMTEHGEFVEIQGTGEETTFTRAQLNDMLDHAEKGCRELVAAQKAALGI from the coding sequence ATGACTTCTTCTTCCAGCTTTTCTCGTTTTGATGGCCGCGCACAGGATCAGATGCGTGCCGTCAAAATCACCCGTGGATTTACTTCCAACCCTGCAGGCAGCGTGCTTGTAGAATTCGGCAATACTCGTGTCATGTGCACCGCTTCTGTGGAATTGGGTGTGCCTCGTTTCAAGCGTGATTCAGGTGAAGGCTGGTTGACCGCAGAGTACGCGATGCTTCCTGCTGCGACTGCGGAGCGTAACCGTCGTGAATCCATGGCCGGCAAGGTCAAGGGACGCACTCATGAAATTTCTCGTCTGATTGGTCGTTCTTTGCGTGCAGCTGTGGATCTTTCCCAGCTGGGTGAGAACACCATTGCGATTGACTGCGATGTTCTGCAAGCTGACGGCGGTACTCGTACTGCATCGATCACCGGTGCGTATGTGGCGCTGGCTGATGCCATCAAGGTTCTGCAGGAGCGCGGGGTTGTTCCAGGCAGCCCACTTCTTGCACCAGTTGCTGCTGTTTCCGTTGGTCTGGTCGACGGTAATGTATGCCTTGACTTGCCATATGAAGAAGATTCCCGCGCCGATGTTGACCTCAACGTTGTTATGACCGAACACGGTGAATTCGTGGAAATTCAGGGCACCGGCGAAGAAACTACCTTCACCCGCGCGCAGCTCAACGACATGCTTGACCACGCTGAAAAGGGCTGCCGCGAATTGGTTGCTGCCCAAAAAGCTGCACTGGGAATCTAA
- a CDS encoding DUF2017 domain-containing protein: protein MQQWKKKKGLMRQARYAVVFEPMEREVLGDLSAAVSEALIQRAQSVPKDPLAEMTGMTSGHKEAPTDPALARLLPDFQHEGDEEYDGDNSFLRSLHEGDITRAKLENLRVINDALGPDGNVAVTASEEEAHAWLAALNDIRLYVASGDVRGGEAAEEDRENLVQWLAYNQESLLEAMMN, encoded by the coding sequence ATGCAGCAGTGGAAGAAGAAAAAAGGGCTGATGCGCCAGGCTCGTTACGCGGTGGTTTTTGAGCCGATGGAGCGGGAAGTGTTGGGTGATTTGTCAGCTGCGGTCAGTGAGGCGTTGATTCAGCGTGCACAGTCTGTGCCGAAGGATCCTCTGGCAGAGATGACCGGCATGACAAGTGGACACAAAGAAGCACCAACCGATCCGGCGCTTGCGCGTTTGCTCCCTGATTTTCAGCACGAGGGCGATGAGGAATACGACGGCGATAATTCTTTCCTCCGTTCACTCCATGAAGGCGACATCACCCGAGCAAAACTGGAAAATCTGCGCGTGATTAACGATGCGCTGGGACCCGACGGAAATGTTGCGGTCACCGCCTCTGAGGAGGAAGCGCACGCTTGGTTGGCTGCGCTCAATGACATCCGCCTGTACGTTGCCTCCGGTGATGTACGCGGCGGGGAAGCCGCCGAGGAAGACCGCGAAAACCTCGTGCAGTGGCTTGCCTACAATCAAGAGTCCTTGCTGGAAGCGATGATGAATTAA
- a CDS encoding DUF2254 domain-containing protein, whose amino-acid sequence MKKNDHGTTGTSESFRIRGSIPDVPRETRWDRLWRPFWAIPAASVVAALVFGFLLPTWERGLSDAALKFVFEGGPDAAREVLGTIAASTISVTGLIFSITLVVLQLVSSQFSPRMLNGFLRNRIVQATLAMFLGTFVFSLTVIRYVWSEDEDITGFVPRASVSVAFLLVLGCLGLFLAFIRLITFSMRVANAISEIGEETMALAARIYPVQSDDAGPVQGPGWSPRPGDPREEIRVGSHGSLVWIDYRKLVSWSTEHQAVITVDRPVGDFLVEGQPLLRVWWDGELSDRDRRVLHSAIEVRTERELHQDVAFGLRQLVDIADRALSPGINDPATAAQCVQEIHRIFRYLVTVIEPSPYIADDDGRVRVVHQPQRIADMLYEVIREIHLYGADSAMIPRLLRTMVEDLVTAAADHSLPAVERARGILDDETDEDRDSDTANV is encoded by the coding sequence GTGAAGAAAAACGACCACGGTACTACTGGTACCTCCGAGAGTTTCCGCATCCGCGGTTCGATCCCGGACGTTCCCCGGGAGACGCGGTGGGACCGGCTGTGGCGGCCCTTCTGGGCGATACCGGCTGCCAGCGTGGTCGCGGCCCTGGTTTTCGGTTTCCTGCTTCCCACGTGGGAACGTGGGTTGTCCGACGCCGCGCTCAAATTCGTTTTTGAGGGTGGGCCTGATGCCGCCCGCGAGGTGCTGGGCACCATCGCCGCCTCCACGATCTCAGTGACCGGTCTCATCTTCTCCATCACTCTCGTTGTTCTGCAGCTGGTGAGCAGCCAGTTCAGCCCGCGAATGCTCAACGGCTTTCTGCGCAACCGCATCGTGCAGGCCACCCTGGCGATGTTCCTGGGGACGTTCGTGTTCTCCCTGACGGTCATCCGGTACGTGTGGAGCGAGGACGAGGACATCACCGGATTCGTCCCCCGTGCTTCAGTGTCGGTTGCCTTCCTGCTGGTGCTCGGGTGTCTGGGACTGTTCCTGGCGTTCATCCGGCTCATCACCTTCTCGATGCGGGTGGCCAACGCCATCTCCGAGATCGGGGAGGAGACGATGGCTCTGGCCGCACGTATCTATCCCGTGCAGAGCGACGACGCAGGCCCAGTCCAGGGGCCGGGCTGGTCACCGCGGCCCGGTGACCCCCGGGAAGAAATCCGGGTGGGCAGCCATGGTTCGCTGGTGTGGATCGACTACCGGAAGCTGGTGTCCTGGTCGACGGAACACCAGGCGGTGATCACGGTCGACCGGCCGGTGGGGGACTTCCTCGTCGAGGGCCAGCCGCTGCTGCGGGTCTGGTGGGACGGGGAACTCAGCGACCGGGACCGACGCGTTCTGCACTCGGCCATCGAGGTGCGGACCGAGCGGGAACTTCACCAGGATGTGGCGTTCGGACTGCGTCAACTGGTCGACATTGCCGATCGTGCGTTGTCCCCGGGCATCAATGATCCGGCCACGGCGGCCCAGTGTGTCCAGGAGATCCACCGGATCTTCCGCTATTTGGTCACCGTCATCGAGCCCAGCCCCTACATCGCCGATGACGACGGTCGGGTCCGTGTGGTGCACCAGCCGCAACGTATCGCGGACATGCTCTATGAGGTGATCCGTGAGATCCATCTCTACGGGGCGGATTCTGCGATGATTCCGAGGCTGCTGCGCACCATGGTCGAGGACCTGGTGACGGCCGCTGCCGATCATTCCCTGCCTGCCGTCGAGCGTGCCCGCGGCATCCTGGACGATGAGACGGACGAGGACCGCGACAGTGACACCGCGAACGTCTGA
- the cdpA gene encoding 3',5'-cyclic adenosine monophosphate phosphodiesterase CpdA: MRLTILGSSGSVPAPGNPASGYLLTSPDAPAVIMDMGPGVLAAVQEIQDPADAHVIFSHLHTDHCADFASLMVWRRFHPTLAAKSRNLLFGPEDTPNRLGRLSSDEPDGVDDMSDTFAFDAWEERKPELIDNFTVTPFRVVHPIETYALRVEEHRTGASITYSGDSAYTEALIDAARNVDIFLCEATWGTSCDDKAPGMHMCGQDAGRIAAAAGVKKLIITHVPPWIDAEATVAAAAEHFDGPIELARSGMVIEF, from the coding sequence ATGAGACTGACCATCCTTGGAAGCTCTGGTAGCGTGCCCGCTCCAGGTAACCCCGCATCCGGATATCTGTTAACTTCTCCGGACGCCCCTGCCGTGATTATGGACATGGGCCCAGGTGTCCTTGCAGCAGTTCAAGAAATTCAAGATCCTGCTGATGCGCATGTTATTTTCTCCCATTTGCACACCGATCACTGCGCTGATTTTGCGTCCTTGATGGTGTGGCGCAGGTTCCACCCAACGCTGGCCGCCAAGAGCCGCAATCTTTTGTTTGGACCTGAAGATACCCCCAACAGGCTTGGTCGTTTGAGCTCCGATGAGCCTGATGGCGTTGACGATATGTCAGATACTTTTGCTTTCGACGCCTGGGAAGAGCGCAAGCCAGAGCTCATTGATAATTTCACGGTCACGCCGTTCCGCGTTGTGCACCCCATTGAGACCTACGCGCTTCGCGTAGAGGAGCACCGCACCGGCGCCTCAATTACGTATTCCGGTGACAGCGCGTACACCGAAGCGCTTATCGACGCCGCCCGCAACGTTGACATTTTCTTGTGCGAGGCAACTTGGGGCACCTCTTGCGATGACAAAGCACCAGGAATGCATATGTGTGGCCAAGACGCCGGAAGAATTGCGGCAGCAGCTGGCGTAAAGAAACTGATTATCACTCATGTTCCACCATGGATTGATGCAGAGGCCACAGTGGCAGCAGCTGCGGAACACTTTGATGGTCCTATCGAATTGGCACGATCAGGAATGGTTATCGAGTTTTAG
- a CDS encoding P1 family peptidase, whose translation MLIDVAGFLLGHVTKGDTGCSVVIAPNGAFAGVDVRGGGPGTRETDLLEPHNSVQQAHAVVLCGGSAFGLAAADGVMTALENRGIGFPVRPEGPIVPIVPGAVIFDLLVGDPKNRPTAADGEQAVENAFAGTHNGSGSVGAGTGATAGRLRGGFGQSSRRVGKYTIAAGVVANPVGEVVDLTTGALFGRPEVMGVGVDKLKSAAETLNTTIGVVATDAPVTKAQAKRLALVAHDGLARAVRPSHSPMDGDTFFAMSSGDGSGVTPVELAELSAHAADCVQDAIIDAILTASPGLGLKSFRELLP comes from the coding sequence ATGCTTATCGACGTCGCGGGCTTCCTTTTAGGCCACGTCACGAAGGGGGATACGGGTTGCTCAGTGGTCATTGCACCTAACGGTGCATTTGCGGGCGTCGATGTCCGTGGGGGAGGCCCAGGCACCAGGGAAACCGACCTTCTAGAACCACACAATTCTGTGCAGCAAGCACATGCCGTGGTGTTGTGTGGCGGTTCGGCGTTCGGGTTGGCTGCTGCCGATGGAGTGATGACAGCCCTAGAAAACCGCGGTATTGGTTTCCCTGTCCGTCCCGAAGGGCCTATCGTGCCAATCGTTCCAGGCGCTGTGATTTTTGATTTGTTGGTGGGCGATCCCAAAAACAGGCCCACGGCAGCTGATGGGGAACAAGCAGTTGAAAACGCTTTCGCTGGTACACACAACGGTTCGGGCAGCGTCGGTGCAGGAACGGGTGCTACAGCAGGTCGGCTGCGTGGCGGTTTTGGCCAAAGCTCGCGCCGGGTCGGAAAGTACACCATCGCGGCAGGGGTCGTGGCGAATCCTGTTGGGGAAGTCGTGGACCTAACAACTGGAGCTTTGTTTGGTAGGCCCGAAGTGATGGGGGTGGGCGTCGATAAGCTAAAAAGCGCGGCAGAGACGCTGAACACGACCATCGGCGTCGTGGCAACTGACGCGCCGGTGACAAAAGCCCAAGCGAAGCGCTTGGCGCTGGTGGCCCATGATGGTTTGGCGAGGGCAGTGCGGCCGTCGCATTCACCGATGGACGGTGACACATTTTTCGCCATGTCATCGGGTGATGGTAGTGGCGTTACCCCGGTTGAGCTGGCGGAATTGTCGGCTCATGCTGCAGATTGCGTACAGGACGCTATCATCGACGCCATACTTACCGCGAGTCCGGGACTCGGGCTCAAAAGCTTCAGGGAACTTTTACCATGA
- a CDS encoding DUF3817 domain-containing protein, with translation MSTTTPIHPERKKRVRQALTMFSIAAWVTGVFLLALVAEMIMKYIIGMDLPEWARFVPIAHGWVYIVFLMTTLNLGLKARWNPTRWVTTAIAGVVPLLSFFVEHNRRKEVTQTFQLNS, from the coding sequence GTGTCTACCACCACCCCAATCCACCCTGAGCGCAAGAAACGCGTTCGTCAGGCCCTCACCATGTTCTCCATCGCTGCGTGGGTGACTGGTGTGTTTTTGCTGGCGCTGGTGGCGGAGATGATCATGAAGTACATAATTGGCATGGATCTTCCTGAGTGGGCACGATTCGTTCCGATTGCACATGGATGGGTTTACATTGTTTTCTTGATGACCACCCTGAACCTGGGTCTGAAGGCGCGTTGGAATCCGACTCGTTGGGTGACCACCGCTATCGCAGGTGTGGTTCCGCTGCTGTCGTTTTTTGTTGAGCACAACCGCCGCAAGGAAGTTACTCAGACATTCCAGCTGAACTCATAG
- the murI gene encoding glutamate racemase, translating to MMATVTDFSGSMIERPVPGADAPIGIFDSGVGGLTVARTIIDQLPHESVIYIGDTANGPYGPLPIAKVREHAIRIADELVERGCKMIVIACNTASAAFLRDARERYSVPVVEVILPAVRRAVASTRNGKVGVIGTVGTINSGAYQDLFSASPSIVVNAVACPRFVDFVERGITSGRQILNIAQDYLEPLQAEGVDTLVLGCTHYPLLSGVIQLAMGDHVSLVSSAEETAKDVLRILSQQDLLADPDMHPEPSYSFESTGDPEIFAQLSRRFLGPIVSQVRQNEG from the coding sequence ATGATGGCAACCGTGACTGATTTCAGTGGATCTATGATTGAACGCCCCGTGCCAGGTGCTGATGCGCCGATTGGAATTTTTGATTCTGGAGTTGGCGGATTAACCGTAGCTCGCACAATCATCGATCAATTGCCACATGAATCAGTTATTTATATCGGTGATACTGCCAATGGCCCTTATGGTCCGTTGCCTATCGCTAAGGTCCGTGAGCACGCCATCCGCATTGCCGATGAGTTGGTGGAACGCGGATGCAAGATGATTGTCATTGCCTGCAACACTGCGTCCGCTGCGTTTCTCCGAGATGCCCGTGAACGATACAGTGTGCCAGTCGTGGAAGTTATTCTTCCCGCAGTAAGGCGTGCGGTGGCATCCACCCGCAATGGCAAAGTGGGCGTGATCGGCACAGTGGGAACCATTAACTCCGGTGCGTACCAGGATCTTTTCTCTGCAAGCCCCTCCATTGTGGTCAACGCAGTGGCATGCCCACGGTTTGTGGATTTCGTGGAACGCGGAATTACCAGCGGCAGGCAGATCCTCAACATTGCGCAGGATTATTTAGAGCCTTTGCAAGCAGAAGGGGTGGACACCCTCGTGCTTGGATGCACCCACTATCCACTGCTTTCCGGTGTCATTCAGTTGGCAATGGGGGACCACGTAAGTTTGGTCTCTAGCGCGGAAGAAACTGCGAAAGACGTGCTGAGAATTTTGAGCCAGCAAGATCTTTTAGCCGATCCGGACATGCATCCTGAGCCAAGTTATAGCTTTGAATCAACAGGCGATCCGGAAATCTTTGCGCAATTAAGCCGCCGATTCCTTGGACCAATTGTTTCCCAAGTGAGACAAAACGAGGGATAA
- a CDS encoding PucR family transcriptional regulator, which translates to MENVSSVTSDGSVADVHAERWQELLARLDADAPDIAEGTAAKLLATIPGYELVDAGPIRESSIRNTALIIRVINAGTEPKAEDLPEALRLADERIAQNVPLGSVLHGFRMSLGEILEHLVQLGPEYNIDPGRMLRWSTLMWAVNDAFSTRATRVYRDHEVATAIADSVRRSEWIGKAVSEGSELSELLWGAAMYDVPADTPLRALAATSPDHAKAETQIQKWTQRAGVRVLASVQPSVIVGIVIGEPKRNVDGPGFAVGLGRAEVLSKLADSYKDASLVLKAADNLKLNEVQRAQDLSWKLAIHASPRVTEILAQKYVKPLRESGEFAHEIVESLRAYVDNQMNIPAAARSIPVHVNTLRYRLRRFEELTGCYLEDTSTVIEVSWVLEVFGREL; encoded by the coding sequence ATGGAGAATGTTAGTTCCGTCACGTCGGATGGTTCGGTAGCGGATGTGCATGCCGAACGGTGGCAAGAATTGCTCGCACGTTTGGATGCCGATGCGCCGGATATTGCGGAGGGCACCGCCGCAAAGTTGCTCGCTACGATCCCGGGCTATGAGCTCGTTGACGCGGGGCCGATCAGGGAGTCGTCGATACGCAATACGGCCTTGATTATTCGCGTGATTAACGCGGGCACCGAGCCAAAGGCCGAGGACTTGCCTGAGGCTTTAAGGCTTGCCGACGAACGTATAGCGCAAAATGTGCCGCTGGGAAGTGTGCTGCACGGTTTTCGGATGTCTCTGGGGGAAATTCTGGAGCATTTGGTGCAGTTGGGCCCGGAATACAATATTGATCCCGGCAGAATGCTGCGCTGGTCCACACTGATGTGGGCGGTCAATGATGCCTTTTCTACGCGTGCCACAAGGGTGTACCGCGATCACGAGGTCGCCACGGCGATCGCCGATTCGGTGCGAAGGTCAGAATGGATCGGCAAAGCGGTCTCGGAAGGCTCTGAACTGTCAGAGCTTTTATGGGGTGCTGCGATGTATGACGTTCCCGCCGACACTCCTCTAAGAGCATTGGCAGCCACCTCACCTGATCATGCGAAAGCTGAAACACAGATCCAGAAGTGGACTCAGCGCGCCGGAGTGCGGGTGCTGGCATCGGTGCAGCCAAGCGTGATCGTGGGGATCGTGATTGGGGAGCCGAAGCGAAACGTGGACGGCCCTGGTTTTGCTGTGGGTTTGGGTAGGGCAGAGGTGCTCTCAAAGCTGGCGGACTCATATAAGGATGCATCCCTTGTATTGAAGGCTGCCGATAATCTGAAACTTAATGAGGTGCAGCGGGCACAAGATTTGTCATGGAAGTTGGCTATCCATGCAAGCCCACGGGTGACGGAGATTCTTGCGCAGAAATATGTGAAGCCACTAAGGGAATCTGGCGAGTTTGCTCATGAGATCGTGGAATCTTTGCGGGCATATGTGGACAACCAGATGAATATTCCTGCTGCTGCGCGCAGTATTCCTGTGCATGTGAATACGCTTCGCTATCGGTTGCGCCGGTTTGAGGAGTTAACGGGCTGCTATTTGGAGGATACATCCACGGTCATTGAAGTGTCGTGGGTGCTGGAAGTCTTTGGCCGGGAGCTGTAG
- the clpS gene encoding ATP-dependent Clp protease adapter ClpS: protein MSSPSAPLATPDVELDVHTLSSENLPWLCIVWDDPVNLMSYVTYVFQTVLGFSKKRATELMMQVHTEGKAVVSSGEKDKVEGDVKKLHTAGLWATMQQAG, encoded by the coding sequence ATGTCGTCACCTTCTGCACCGCTTGCCACGCCAGATGTTGAGCTTGATGTGCACACGTTGTCGAGCGAAAACCTGCCTTGGTTGTGCATCGTGTGGGATGATCCGGTCAATTTGATGAGCTATGTCACCTACGTTTTTCAGACTGTGTTGGGCTTCAGTAAGAAGAGGGCCACTGAGCTGATGATGCAGGTGCACACCGAAGGTAAAGCCGTGGTGAGTTCTGGCGAGAAGGACAAAGTGGAGGGTGATGTGAAGAAACTCCACACCGCAGGGCTGTGGGCGACAATGCAGCAGGCAGGGTAG
- a CDS encoding putative secreted protein — MADSPDQETRRFAAVRATSETIGSPTAVASAKRSPKGSLIGLILILVAIIVIAFVLLFNSLVAPNNSSSPVASPSTSESVEQTISESPESPSATEDQPPSSATETPRNRPAQPSLPAGASPANDAAATQTDAGNLNNVYTGSASTSAGFAQAVRDAFVNHYLDTNELSGRVTATSPVTGGNYTMNCEDNGEYVTCTGGNNAVVYIS, encoded by the coding sequence ATGGCTGATTCACCCGATCAAGAAACCAGACGATTCGCTGCGGTGCGAGCAACCTCGGAGACCATTGGCTCTCCTACAGCTGTGGCATCCGCGAAACGTTCACCCAAAGGCAGTCTCATTGGGTTGATCTTGATCTTGGTGGCCATCATCGTGATTGCGTTTGTCTTGTTGTTCAACAGCCTCGTTGCACCAAATAATTCCTCGAGCCCTGTGGCAAGTCCAAGCACCTCTGAATCTGTGGAGCAAACTATTTCGGAATCCCCTGAGTCACCGAGCGCGACAGAGGATCAGCCCCCAAGCAGTGCAACGGAAACTCCCCGAAACCGCCCTGCGCAACCATCACTTCCTGCGGGAGCATCACCAGCCAATGATGCTGCTGCCACCCAGACCGATGCCGGCAATTTAAACAATGTGTACACCGGGTCAGCGTCCACCTCAGCAGGTTTTGCTCAAGCCGTCCGAGATGCTTTTGTAAACCACTATTTAGACACCAATGAACTATCCGGCAGGGTGACAGCCACCAGCCCTGTCACTGGCGGAAACTACACCATGAACTGCGAAGACAACGGCGAGTACGTCACCTGCACAGGTGGCAACAACGCCGTTGTCTACATTTCTTAA
- a CDS encoding rhomboid family intramembrane serine protease, with protein MSYNSPYNNTNFSTTGAFQPAGGPVKPWNKPDASLNQQLKNKSRVRTGLTIAIGYVVVIWAVHLASIVIALLTGFNLTNFGIHPLDTSALWGIFTSPLLHGSFSHLIGNTVPGFIFSFLIGMSGKRVFWEVTIIAGLIGGLGTWIFGGIGTNHIGASGLIYGWLGYLIVRGIFNKDIKQFLLGIVLAFIYSGLFWGLLPTQIGVSWQGHLFGALGGIGAGAFIASDDPAALKAKKQQKKLEKQQRQRGL; from the coding sequence ATGAGTTACAACAGCCCGTATAACAACACGAATTTCAGCACCACTGGCGCGTTCCAACCTGCTGGTGGGCCGGTGAAGCCGTGGAATAAGCCCGATGCCAGCCTGAATCAGCAGCTGAAAAACAAATCCCGTGTGCGCACAGGTCTTACCATCGCCATCGGTTATGTAGTGGTGATTTGGGCGGTGCATTTGGCATCCATCGTCATTGCGCTGCTCACTGGCTTCAACCTGACCAACTTTGGTATTCATCCGCTGGATACCAGTGCACTGTGGGGTATTTTCACCTCACCGCTGTTGCATGGAAGCTTCAGCCACCTCATTGGAAATACCGTTCCAGGCTTTATATTCAGTTTCCTCATCGGTATGAGTGGCAAGCGCGTGTTCTGGGAAGTCACGATTATCGCAGGTCTCATCGGCGGTCTTGGTACATGGATTTTCGGTGGAATCGGCACCAACCACATCGGTGCGTCCGGCCTGATTTATGGCTGGCTTGGCTACCTGATCGTGCGTGGAATTTTCAACAAGGATATTAAACAGTTCCTGCTTGGCATAGTTTTGGCGTTCATTTACTCCGGTTTGTTCTGGGGTCTGCTACCTACTCAAATCGGTGTGTCCTGGCAGGGCCACCTTTTCGGTGCACTTGGTGGAATCGGTGCGGGTGCTTTTATCGCCTCGGATGACCCGGCAGCGTTGAAAGCGAAGAAGCAACAGAAGAAATTAGAAAAGCAACAACGCCAAAGAGGCTTATAG
- a CDS encoding MarR family winged helix-turn-helix transcriptional regulator, which translates to MTSENSESQDIWLTDEQQDVWLDVWTMRIGLPARLDAQLKEAAGVSHFEYFTMAQISMAPEHRVRMSELAELSDMTLSHLSRVVTRLEKAGWVKRVPDPDDGRATVAVLTDSGWEKVKATAPGHVKEVRRLVFDDLTPEELKVMGTAMKKIVNRLDMSNRLPRV; encoded by the coding sequence ATGACAAGTGAGAATTCCGAATCCCAGGACATTTGGCTAACCGATGAGCAACAAGATGTGTGGCTCGATGTGTGGACAATGCGAATCGGCCTGCCTGCTCGCTTGGATGCTCAACTGAAAGAAGCTGCGGGTGTCAGCCACTTTGAGTACTTCACCATGGCGCAGATTTCTATGGCCCCGGAACATCGGGTGCGCATGAGTGAGCTTGCTGAGCTGTCCGATATGACGCTATCGCATCTATCTAGAGTGGTTACTCGCCTAGAAAAGGCTGGCTGGGTGAAGCGTGTTCCCGATCCTGATGATGGTCGCGCCACCGTTGCTGTGCTCACGGACTCTGGGTGGGAGAAAGTTAAAGCAACAGCCCCTGGTCATGTGAAGGAAGTGCGTCGTTTGGTGTTTGACGATCTCACTCCAGAAGAACTCAAGGTAATGGGCACCGCAATGAAGAAGATTGTGAACCGACTCGATATGTCCAACAGGCTGCCCCGGGTGTAG
- a CDS encoding M23 family metallopeptidase translates to MLNIARNRNMKRRLAIAAFVATATATATMAPASAQTDYAGLSSGVADTVAEAAGVATTAVAPAATVARPANGTFTSGFGPRWGTFHNGIDIANSIGTPIYAVMAGTVISSGPASGYGQWIRIQHDDGSISIYGHMEYLYVSVGERVAAGQEIAGMGSQGFSTGSHLHFEIHPDGVTPVDPQAWLANHGIYV, encoded by the coding sequence ATGCTAAACATCGCACGCAACCGCAACATGAAGCGTCGACTAGCAATTGCTGCTTTCGTCGCCACCGCAACCGCTACCGCCACCATGGCACCAGCATCCGCGCAAACCGACTACGCAGGCCTTTCCTCCGGCGTTGCCGACACCGTCGCAGAAGCTGCAGGAGTCGCAACCACCGCCGTCGCACCAGCCGCCACCGTAGCGCGCCCAGCAAACGGCACCTTCACCTCAGGATTCGGACCACGTTGGGGAACCTTCCACAACGGCATCGACATCGCAAACTCAATCGGCACCCCAATCTACGCCGTCATGGCCGGCACTGTCATCAGCTCTGGCCCAGCATCCGGCTATGGACAGTGGATCCGCATCCAGCACGACGACGGATCCATCTCCATCTACGGACACATGGAATACCTCTACGTCTCCGTCGGCGAACGCGTCGCAGCAGGCCAGGAAATCGCAGGAATGGGCAGCCAAGGATTCTCCACCGGCTCCCACCTCCACTTCGAGATCCACCCAGACGGCGTCACCCCAGTCGACCCACAGGCATGGCTCGCAAACCACGGCATCTACGTTTAA